One genomic window of Nicotiana sylvestris chromosome 10, ASM39365v2, whole genome shotgun sequence includes the following:
- the LOC138879541 gene encoding uncharacterized protein: MFPHVHLPLVFKTPIFEKYDGHGDPIAHLKRYCNQLRGAGGKEELLMAYFGESLAGIASGWYMDQDISRWHIWDDLARDFVRQFQYNIDIAPDRNSLTNLKKKSSESFREYAVKWREQASRVKPPMDEVEMVTVFLQAQEANYFQNMMSAMGKSFAEAIKIGEMVENGLKTDRILSQSAIRATSQAIQGGSGGVAKGKKKE, translated from the coding sequence atgttccctcatgtgcatctACCATTGGTATTCAAAACCCCAATatttgagaagtatgatggacacggtgatcctattgctcatctcaagagatattgcaaccAGCTGCGAGGAGCCGGTGGGAAGGAAGAACTCCTCATGGCCTATTTTGGAGAAAGTCTGGCCGGCATCGCATCTGggtggtacatggaccaagataTATCCCGCTGGCACATCTGGGATGACTTGGCTAGAGATTTTGTTaggcagttccagtacaacattgatatcgctccagataggaactcgttgacaaacttgaagaagaaatcctcggaaagcttccgagagtacgcaGTTAAATGGCGTGAACAGgcctccagggtaaagcctccgatggatgaggttgaaatggtcacagttttcctCCAAGCTCAAGAAGCTaactacttccaaaatatgatgtccgcaatgggtaaatcgttcgctgaagccatcaagattggcgaaatggttgaaaatgggttgaaaacggaccgaattctaagccaatccgccatcagagctacctcccaagccattcagggcGGGTCTGGAGGAGTGGCGAAgggcaagaaaaaggaataa